The Candidatus Eisenbacteria bacterium nucleotide sequence CCCTCCTCCGCGCGGCAGACGAAGTCCGGATGCGGCCTACATTCTCGCGGCCGCGCTCTGCCTGCTGCTGGCGCTGCCTATCGCGATGCCGGCGGCGCTTGCCGGCGCGGGTCTCGCGGTCGCCCTCGCCTATCTTCCGGGAGCGCTGGCGGCGGGGCGGCTCGCGCCGGGATGGAGTCGCGCGGGACGGTTCCTACTCGCTCTCGGGCTCTCCGTCTTCCTCGCGGGGGGCGCGGGCTCGCTTCTGCTGATCGCGGGCCTCGACGGCGATCGGGCGGCGAGAGTCCTCCTGGTCCTCCTTGCGCTGCTTTCGATCAGCGCCGGCATTCGCAGGGCCGCCTCGCCGGCCCGCGAGGCGGCGGAGGGGAGCGTCTGGGCCTGCGCCCTGATCTGGGCCGCGGCGATGGGGATCTTCCTCCTGTCGAATCCGGCGCTTCTCTCGCGCTCGGACGGAGCGTTCCACGCGGCGGTCACGCTCCAGATCGCGAACAGGGGGGTTCCCCCGGAGGATCCCTTCTTCGCCGGGCTCCGCCTTCTCTACTTCTGGGGATCGCACGCGTGGGCCGGGCTCTGGATCGCGCTCGACCCCCGAATCCCCGTATGGTTCCCGCTCGTCGTGATGAACCTCGCGGGCGCGATCGCCTGCATGCTCGGTCTGGGTCTCCTCGCGCAGCGACTCGGAGCGCGGAGCGCCGGGGTCCGCGCGAGCGCTCTGGCGGGCGCCCTGGGCTACGCGCCCTTCGCCTGGGCGTGGATCGCGGCGCGCGCCGCCTCCGGAGAGGTCACGGGCCTTGCGGAGGTCGAGCGGCTGGTCCACGGAGGGATCGCCTCGGCACTCGGCGTCATGGGGACGGGGCTGCTGCATCTCTCGATGGTCTTCTTCGGCGGGAAGTTCCTGGTCCTCACCCCATTCGGCCTGGGGCTCGGGATCTTCGGCCTCTTCCTGGTCTCGATGCTCGACTTCCTCGAGAAGCCGACGCTCCGGGGGGGCGTCGTCCTGTCCGCGGCGACCGCATCGGCCCTCTTCACCCACACGGTGGTCGGGTTCTGCTGCCTGGGTCTCGCGGGCGGATGGTGGCTCGCGGGACTCATGCGATTCCTGCTCCGGCGGTCTCCGGTCTTCCGCAGGGCCCGGCTGTGGCTCCCGATCGCCGCGGGATCGGCCCTCGTTCCCCTCGCGCCCTATCTCGCCGCGATCCTCTCCGGGAAGCGAGGCGGGCCGGCGGCGGGACTCTCGCCTCAAGCGATCATGACGCTCGTCTGGGGAGGCGCCCTGCTGGTCCCCATCGCCGTCGTCTGGCTCTGGCGCGGGCGGGAGAGGATCGCGGCGGCGAGGGAGATCCTCGTCCTCTCCCTGCTCCTCGCGATCCCGGCGCTCGCGATCGATCCCTCGGACAACAACCAGAGCAAGTTCTTCAATCTCCTCTTCTTCATGCTCGCCGCGCCGGCGGGGATCGCCTGGAGCGGCCTCGCGCTCCGCCTGCGCGGGGCGAGGAGAGCCGCGCTGGCGGCTCTTCTCTGCTGCGCGACCCTTCCCACAGCGGGGCTTTCCCTTTGGGCCTATGCGTCGGAGCGCGGGGACCGGGCGGAATGGTGGCGCTGGCCGACCGCGCTCGAGTCCGAGGCTGTCGCGTGGGCGGGGAGGGAGACCTCGGCCGACGCGATCTTCATCGATGAGGGGGAGGCGCGGGATCTGCCTGTGCGAGCGGGGAGAAGCACCCTCTGGGGCGGGCGCGCATGGGCGAAAAAGTGGGGGTATCCCGAGCCGGCCCTGCAGGCGAGGGAAGGCGCGGTCCGGGGGGTCGCGCGGCGAAACGGGCCCTCGCCCGAGGCCGCCGCCTTCCTCTCTGGGTTGGACAGGGATGTCGTGCTCCTTGCAAGGCGACGTTCGAGCGGACTTGACCTCTCGCTCTGGGATCGCCTTCCCGAAAGGCCCGATCTCTTCGAGCCGATCTATGGGAACGAGGATGCCGTCCTCTATCGATGGAGGGCGCGGCGTCCCACGGAAGACTGAGGGCGGGCGACACCGATCACGGGTCCGGGTTCCGAAGGTCGCATCCCCTCGCGGCAGGGCAGGCGTCTGGATGCGTACCGGGGACAGGAGGGCCCCGGGATGGCCGGCTTGACCGGCGCGTCCGGACAGCGCTATAATTGCGCTGTCCAAACAGACATCGGCCCCTGACGAGAGGAGGTACGGCCAAGACACCTTGCTAGCGGGATCGACCAGGCCCGAGGCCTGCGAGACTGCATCATCCTGTTGCTATTCAACATCATGGCGACCTGCTCCAGGTGGTCGCGTGCGGTCCGTCGGTGGAGGTCCCGTCGCACGGCAAGGAGTGTTCATCTGTGCTTCGCACGTCGTCGTTTGGACGGCCCAGCAATCCGGTCCGGGGTCCGGAGGCCAACGGGGCTGACGAGAAGGCTGCTGCCCCCCCACCCGCCGAGACCACAGAGCCGCAGAAGCCGGCGCAAGAGCGCGCAGGCGATGTCGCGCCCGGTCCGGATCCTGCGCTGACCGAGATCCCGATCGAGGCCGATCGCACCCTCTATCTTCGCGTGGGGAAGAGGGCGCTCGATCTCGCGATCGGCTGCTTCGCCGGACTCCTCCTGCTTCCTCTCTTCCTCGTCCTTGCCGCCGCGATCAAGCTGGATACTCCCGGTCCCGTGCTCTACCGCTCGGTTCGGGTGGGACGCGCGGGCAGGCCATTCACCTTCTACAAGCTCCGCTCGATGATCCATGGGGCCGAGCAGTACAGGCATCGCCTGAGCCACCTGAACGAGGTGACGGGACCTGTCTTCAAGATCGCAAAGGATCCCCGCATCACGAAGATCGGGCGGTTCCTCCGGCGGACCAGCCTGGACGAGCTTCCCCAGATCCTCAACGTCATCAAAGGGGACATGAGCCTCGTCGGCCCGCGCCCGCCCATCCCCGATGAGGTGAGGCAGTACGAGCCTTGGCAGCTGCGCCGCCTTTCGGTGCGCCCCGGGATCACCTGCCTCTGGCAGATCAGCGGACGGAGCCGGCTTGGGTTCGATGAGTGGATGCGTCTGGACATGGAGTATATCGATCGGCGCGGATTCTCCCTCGACCTGAAGATCCTGTTCCAAACCCTCCCCGCGGTATTGAAGGGCGAAGGCGCCTACTGATCGCGGGAGGTCCGGACTTGGACAAGCCCGCCCCCGAGCCGGGCCGGGCGTGGAGACGCGAACGAAAGAGATGATGGAAGGTCGCACGATCGGGTTCTCGACGAGGGGCGCCGTGCTCGCGGCCACCCTCTTGGGTCTGCTCCTGCGCCTGTGGGGCCTCGGGAGGCAATCGATCTGGGTCGATGAGCACATCACGCTCAAGTTCGCCGGGTTCGAGCGGCCGCTGACGGCCGATGCGCTCATCGTGAATCTGCAGGGTCCCTTCCACGCGCTGCTTCTGAACCTCTTCTGCGGCCTGTTCGGATGGGGGGAGTTCGCCGCGCGCCTGCCGCAAGCGATCGTCTCGGCGGCCACGGTCCCGCTTCTCTACGCGGTCGCGCGACGGCCCTTCGGAGAGAGGACGGCCCTGCTCGGCGCGTTCCTCCTCGCGGTCAATCCGTTCCACATCTGGTACGCGCAGGAGATCCGCAACTACGCCCTGATGATCTTCTTCGTGGTCCTCTCGCTGGGCGCCGTCCTTCGGTTGGAGGCGGCGGGGCGGCCGCGGAGTTCGATCCTTCCCCTGGCAGCGGTGTGGACGGGGGGGCTCTTGAGCAACCTCGGCTTCTTCTTTCAGATGGTCGCATCCGGCCTCTGGGGACTGATCCGGTTCCGCCGGCGGGGCCCCGCGCTCGCCGCCCTCTTCCTGGCGGGGGGGTTCACGCTGATCGCGACACTTCCGTGGACCGCGCAGTTCTATCAGAAGAAGGTCTCGCCCTCGCACCTGCTCCGCCTGGAGGCCGTGCCCAGCTCCGAGAGGGTGCGCGGCGACGCGAGCGCGCCGCTCGCGGGGATCCCCTACGCGATCTACTCCTACGCGGTCGGCTTCAGTTTTGGTCCCTCGATCCGCGAGCTGCGCGAGGAGGCTTCCTTCGTGACCGTTCGCCGGCACGCGCCCGCCGTCGCGGCGACGATCTTGCTCTTCGGGGCGCCGCTCGCGATGGGGTTGATTCGGTGGGCGCGGGGAGACGCGGCGCGCAAGCTCTGGCTCCTGGCCCTTCTCATGCCGCTGCTCCTCGCCTTCCTGGCCGCGACCCGGAACGTGAAGGTGTTCAATCCCCGCTACGCGTCCGCGGCCCTGCCCGCCTTCGTCATCCTCATCGCCGAAGGCCTCTTCGCCCTCGGCATCCGGAGGGCGGGAGGGGCCTTCCTGGCCTCGATACTCCTGGTGAGCGGCATCAGCATCGCCCAGCTTCGGACCGACAGGCGCTACTGGAAGGAGGACGCGCGCGCGACCGCGGCGCTCCTGCGGGAGAACGTCCGCGAGGGAGATCTGATCTTCATGGTCGGGGTCTGGGATCCGATCACCCGCTATTACTGGACCGAGCTGCGCGATCATCCATCGATCCGGCGCTACTCGCCTCCCTTCCGAGTCGATCCGAACGCGACTCCGGACGAGGCCGATCGCGCCCTCTCCGCGATCGGCGGCGCCCGCCGGACCTTCGTCGTCTTCTACCGGGACGACTTCATGGATCCGCGCGGTCTCTGGGAGGCCTTCCTCCACGAGAGATTCGATGTCGGTCGCCGATGGGACTTTCCCGGCTCCCGCGTCTGGGAGATCGCCGGGGAGAAGCGGCCATGAGCGCCAAGAAGATCGAGGTGACGCTCTACAGCGACGCGGCCTACTACGGAGGCGCCGAGGCCTACCTGTCGCTCCTCTCGCGCCACCTCGACCGGGATCGCGTGCGCCTCTCGGCGATCCTTCCGGATCGCCCGGCCGTCGGGCGCCTCGAGAGCGAGCTCGCCCGCGCCGGCGTCGCGATCCGGAGGCACAGGCGACTCGGCTTCCGATGGTGGGATGCCTTCGGCCGCCTGAGGGACGACCTGCAGGCGATTGGCGGAGAGGTCCTCCACATCAACCTGCCCAGCACCTATGACGCGGGCTTGAGCTCCGTCGCCTTCGCGGCCCGGATGAGCGGCTACAGGCGCGTCGTCGCGACCGAGCATCTTCCGATGATCAAGCGGCGCTACCGGCGCTTCCCGGCCAAGTTCCTCTTCAGCGAGGCGGTCGATCTCTTCCTCGTCCCCGCGCAGGCGTCGCGGGAGTCGCTGGTCCGCCTGCACATGATGCCCTTCGAGAAGACGCGTGTGGTCCCCCTCGGCGTCGAGGAGCCGCCGGATGTGCCGGCCGAGGTCGAGCAGGAGATCCGCCGCGAGACCGACACGCCGCGCGGCACGCTCACGCTCGGGGTGGTCGGGTCGCTCATCCCGCGCAAGGGGCAGCGGGACCTGCTGGAGGCCCTCGCCATCCTCGCGCGCGAGGATGGGATGGCCAATGGGGAGATCCGCCTCTGGGTGATCGGGGAAGGGGAGGAGCGCCCGGCTCTCGAGGAGAGGGCGCGCGAGCTGGGGCTGGGAGCGGCCGTCCGCTTCCTCGGACCGCGCCCGGGCGCCGCCGGCCTCATGAGGCTCCTCGATCTCCTCGTCGTTCCATCCCTGGTCGAGACGACGCCGTTCGTGGTCCTCGAGGCGATGGCCGCCTCGCGCCCCGTCGTGGCGACAAGGATCTTCGGCATCCCCGAGATGGTCGTCGACGGCCTCACGGGGTCTCTCGTCGCGCCGTCGGATCCACCGGATCTCGCGCGGGCCTTGCGGCCGCTGCTCCGCGATCCGGAACTGCGCAGGGAGATGGGCCTCGCCGGCCGCGATCGCTACGCGGCCCTCTTCACCGCCGATCGGATGGCCCGGGAGACGGAGATCGCTTACCGGGGCGGCGAAAGGGACGAGCCATGACCGTCCTTCTCGTCAACAAGTTCCACTACCTGAAGGGGGGAGCGGAGCGCTACTACCTCGATCTCGGCGACTTCCTGTCCGCAGGGGGAGACAGTGTCGTCCACCTCTCGATGCGCCATCCGTCCAACAGGCCGGCCGGGCCTGAGGATGTCTTCGTCTCGGAAGTCGACTACCGGGCGAGGCTCGGGCTCGCGGAGCGGATCGGTCACGGGCTGAGGAGCATCTACAACCGGGAGGCGTCCCGGCTCGCGCACGAGGTCGTCCGTCGATCGAGGCCCGATGTGGCCCATCTCCACAATGTCTATCACCAGCTTTCCCCTTCGGTGATCCGGGCCCTCGACTCGGACGGCGTGCCGATCGTGCAGACGATCCATGACTACAAGCTGGTCTGCCCCGCCTATCTCCTCCTGGTGGACGGCCAGGTCTGCGAGAGGTGCAAGGGGGGGCGGTTCCACGAGGCCTACAGGCATCGCTGTCTTCTCGAGTCCCGCGCGGCGAGCGCGGTCGGGATGGTCGAGGCCTACCTCCACCGGTGGATGCGCACCTACGAGAAGGTGCGCCTCTTCCTCTGTCCGAGCCGCTTCATAGAGGAGAAGCTCGCGGCCTTCGGGATCCGGAGGGAGCGGCTCGAGCACCTTCCCTACTTCCTGCCCATCGATCGATACGCTCCCGCCGCGGCCACGGAGGGCTACTACGTCTATGCCGGCAGGCTTTCGCGCGAGAAGGGGATCGGGACCCTCCTCGAGGCGCACGCCCGATTGCCGCGGGGCAGGCTCCCCCTCCGGATCCTCGGGGAGGGGCCGATGCGCGAATCGCTCGAGATCCGGCGTGTCGAGCTGGGTCTCGATGATGTGACCTTCGAGGGGTTCCAGCAGGCGGAGCAGCTGAAGCGGATCGTCGCCGCGTCCCTCTTCGTCACGGTCCCGAGCGAGTGGTACGAGAACTACCCCTACGCGATCCTCGAGACCTTCGCCCTCGGGCGCCCCGTTCTGGGAACGAGGATCGGCGGGATCCCGGAGCTCGTGCGCGACGGCGAGACCGGTCTGACGGCGCCCGCCGGCGACCCGGCGGCTCTCGCGGAGGGGCTCGCCGCGATGATGGCCCTTCCATCCCGCGCGCACGAGATGGGGCGCGCCGCGCGCGCCTGGGTCGGCGCGAATCTGGCCCCCGAGGCCCACCTGGAGCGGCTCCGCG carries:
- a CDS encoding sugar transferase; translated protein: MHHPVAIQHHGDLLQVVACGPSVEVPSHGKECSSVLRTSSFGRPSNPVRGPEANGADEKAAAPPPAETTEPQKPAQERAGDVAPGPDPALTEIPIEADRTLYLRVGKRALDLAIGCFAGLLLLPLFLVLAAAIKLDTPGPVLYRSVRVGRAGRPFTFYKLRSMIHGAEQYRHRLSHLNEVTGPVFKIAKDPRITKIGRFLRRTSLDELPQILNVIKGDMSLVGPRPPIPDEVRQYEPWQLRRLSVRPGITCLWQISGRSRLGFDEWMRLDMEYIDRRGFSLDLKILFQTLPAVLKGEGAY
- a CDS encoding glycosyltransferase, which codes for MTVLLVNKFHYLKGGAERYYLDLGDFLSAGGDSVVHLSMRHPSNRPAGPEDVFVSEVDYRARLGLAERIGHGLRSIYNREASRLAHEVVRRSRPDVAHLHNVYHQLSPSVIRALDSDGVPIVQTIHDYKLVCPAYLLLVDGQVCERCKGGRFHEAYRHRCLLESRAASAVGMVEAYLHRWMRTYEKVRLFLCPSRFIEEKLAAFGIRRERLEHLPYFLPIDRYAPAAATEGYYVYAGRLSREKGIGTLLEAHARLPRGRLPLRILGEGPMRESLEIRRVELGLDDVTFEGFQQAEQLKRIVAASLFVTVPSEWYENYPYAILETFALGRPVLGTRIGGIPELVRDGETGLTAPAGDPAALAEGLAAMMALPSRAHEMGRAARAWVGANLAPEAHLERLRAIYERVGR
- a CDS encoding glycosyltransferase family 4 protein; this encodes MGLSRLPRLGDRRGEAAMSAKKIEVTLYSDAAYYGGAEAYLSLLSRHLDRDRVRLSAILPDRPAVGRLESELARAGVAIRRHRRLGFRWWDAFGRLRDDLQAIGGEVLHINLPSTYDAGLSSVAFAARMSGYRRVVATEHLPMIKRRYRRFPAKFLFSEAVDLFLVPAQASRESLVRLHMMPFEKTRVVPLGVEEPPDVPAEVEQEIRRETDTPRGTLTLGVVGSLIPRKGQRDLLEALAILAREDGMANGEIRLWVIGEGEERPALEERARELGLGAAVRFLGPRPGAAGLMRLLDLLVVPSLVETTPFVVLEAMAASRPVVATRIFGIPEMVVDGLTGSLVAPSDPPDLARALRPLLRDPELRREMGLAGRDRYAALFTADRMARETEIAYRGGERDEP